TACATAAGATAGCAGGCTTCCAGCAAACGAACGATGGCGATGATTATCTTTTAGGCCCCCTTGTAATTTACTTAAGCAAAACTAAACTTACATTTTAATTTACAGGTATACCAAGAAGTCTCCTAGAGGAGAACTTTCCATCAATTTATTGAATATACTTTGTTTTAAATAGGATGAGCCTATGGATATTAAGACAGTTCTGGAGAATTTGAGCTGCTCAGCTTGCCGATGCGAATTTTTCATATACCCAAAAAACTTTAATGTCGAAACAAACTTCGCTGAGTTTAGTTGCGCATCTTGCGGCCATGAAGTTACCAAAAGCGAACTTCTCGAGCTATTGCAAACTTGTGAGTTTAAAAAGCCGAAGAAACTGATCACATCCATGTTGTAGTGTGCTTTCTCATCCACACAGCCTGAAAGGCAAATTTGGCTGTTGCAGTGCCGGGTGCCTCCCGGTGAACCGTTGGTAAGCTAACCGTGGTTCGCTGTCTTCACTTCGAGGGGATTAGCTTATTAGCCCTACCGCATAGGTAAGATTCACCGCAACGTCATAAACGTATCATATGCCTATAAAAGACAAAACCCCGCTGGAGCGAGGTTCTGAGATTGTCTAAGCTTTGTGACTACGTGACCACTCTTAACACATTACATGATAAAATGCGGACCGCAAAAGCTTTTTTTAACTTTCACTCCATAACGTAAAAGAGGTTGAATATGTTCTTTGTGAAAAGTTGCCATCAAGAATTTAATATTAAAAAAAGCAAAACATTGAAGATTGGCACTCTAGAGGAATATAGGGAAACTGAACAAGCTCAAATAGCAGATCTTTATGAAGGTACTTTTAGCTTAGAGATATCACTTTCTGAAGTACACATTGAATTTGATATATTTAATGCATTAAATTTCAGTCACAATAGTGAAGTGAACGTAGTGATGGATGAGCTCCATATATCTTGTAGAAGTCCATTATTTGAAAAATGTTTATTTTTAAAAAAATACCAATCAGTGGCTACCTTCAAAAATAATAATCGCTTTGCCTTTTGCATATCCAAACTTGAATCTCACGAAGATTGTGAAGGTATTTTCAAGGATTACAATGACTATTGGTACTTCAGAGCTGATTTATCGCCCTTGATGGCAAGTGAAATTAGTAAATCTCTGTTTAAAAGCATTGAAGATTTGACAAAAAAAGGTAGCCAGGTCTTTCGAGAGTCGTA
This is a stretch of genomic DNA from Rahnella aceris. It encodes these proteins:
- a CDS encoding ECs_2282 family putative zinc-binding protein, whose translation is MDIKTVLENLSCSACRCEFFIYPKNFNVETNFAEFSCASCGHEVTKSELLELLQTCEFKKPKKLITSML